The Cicer arietinum cultivar CDC Frontier isolate Library 1 chromosome 1, Cicar.CDCFrontier_v2.0, whole genome shotgun sequence genome contains the following window.
atatgttattgttgTACAaccttataatattacttttgtAAATAATGATAAAATCTATATAATTCAATATGATTGCATATTTGTGTAGAATTTACGATATCAATAAATGCGaattaaataattgtatttaaCATAAAACAAGGAGAATATCAATTCAAATGTATTAAAATAagatcaaattaataaataaataaaatatttaaaaaataaaaaataatatacacaaaaaataagaattgaTTGAATCAACTACAATTTGACTACAATTTGACGATTCGTTAAATCTAAAtcatattaattaaagaaatgaTTGATTTTCAAATCTGATTTTTGAAACATAGGTAAATTTAGTAATATtaacatattattaaaatatattttcataaaaaatgttataattaaataaacacatattatttattcaagGATATCTCTTTAGTCTTTACTACCAAAATAAATGagttcaataaaaaaatgtattactCTAAGATTAATTCTTAacttaactaataaatattatattgttaAATTATCACATTTGTATAAATCAATTACATTGATATTTATcatctttttataataaaattgtgttaCCCCTAGAAACTACAAGACACATGCCCGATTGATGGAAGATGTACACGACAAGACGACACCGTTTAGCGATGGATCTAGAACGTTCTTTGcctaactctctctctctttggTAAGCAGAAGAACTACTAGAATAATCTGGCACGTCGTTAAGAAGACGAGACACTGTTTACTTTTCATTAACGAAAAAACCACCAAAACCCTAAACTAAACCCTCTTACATCTAAATAAAAACCATTTCTCTTCTCTCTACCACTCACTTTCATTTTCGATCAATACATTATCTTCTGGCCATGGCTTCTGCCACCGCCTTGCTCCGCTCTTTCCGCCGCCGAGATGCTGCTTCTGCTTCCGTCTCTGCCTATCGTTCGGTAACTCTTCTATGCTTCATTCTCTCTGGCGATTGCTTCAAATTACCTCGATTTTCAGCTTTGATTTGATCcatgtttgttttgtttctaGTTTCTACTCTTATTGAGAGGTTTTTTATGAAGTTTAAAGTTATTCTGTTTGTTTTGAGCTATCTGTTTATTGCTTCTTTTCAGATTTTGTCTCagtttgtttgaaatttggatTTATTGCTTCTAGTATTTTTGTGGTTATTGGATATCGTTGTACATCAATTCACGCTATAACAAAAATATGTAGAAGTGTAACTCCCAATTTTATGTAGTAGATCTttgaattttaatcatttaaagcTGGTTTTGTAATAGGAGTTTTGTTCGAAAGTACTTACATAAGTAGCTATGTTTGTTTTTCTTAGATCTTCGTGCTTTTTTTGCTAAGCGACTTCAAAAAGTGTTTTGTGTTTATACAGAATTGCGTTTCTAGGCTACATAAATGTTATCGGATTTACGGTCTTAATGAAATATATGCGAACAATTGTTTGATAACATGTTGAAATGTCTATAGAATTGTAATTAATTGACTTGTCATTTGAATGATTTGTGATGATTATTATTCTTAAGGAAGCTTTTTCATACATTGACGTTGTATACATGTATTGCAGTTGACGGGAAGCACTAAGCCTGCGTATGTAGGTCACAGTTGGTCAAGTTTGTCTCGGCCATTCAGGTGCGGTTGGTTGTTTTGGTTTTGTTGCGAATTCTCTTTGAAAAgccatgttttttttttattctcgaATCAGAATTGCTCATCATCTCTTTTCATTTCTGATTGCAGTTCAAGACCTGCTGGAAATGATGTCATTGGTATTGATTTGGGTACAACTAATTCGTGTGTTTCCGTTATGGAAGGAAAGGCAAGACATTTTTTGCTTGTAATTTGTTTGTATGTGTTCCCATTTTCCATTGATGAAATTTGTGCTGACTTGATTTATATCTTTTCAGAATCCCAAAGTCATTGAGAATTCTGAAGGTGCACGAACTACACCATCCGTGGTTGCCTTCAACCAGAAAGGCGAGCTGCTCGTAGGGACACCAGCCAAGCGTCAGGCTGTAACTAACCCAACAAACACTCTCTTTGGTACCAAGCGTTTGATTGGTAGACGTTTTGAGGATCCCCAAACACAAAAGGAGATGAAAATGGTTCCATACAAGATTGTTAAGGCTCCCAATGGAGATGCATGGGTTGAAGCTAATGGGCAGCAATATTCCCCTAGCCAAATTGGTGCCTTTGTTCTCACCAAGATGAAGGAAACTGCTGAATCTTATCTTGGAAAATCAGTTTCCAAGGCAGTAGTTACTGTTCCAGCTTATTTCAATGATGCTCAAAGGCAGGCGACAAAAGATGCTGGTAGAATTGCAGGTCTTGATGTGCAGAGAATCATTAATGAGCCCACTGCTGCTGCACTTTCATATGGGATGAACAACAAGGAGGGTCTCATTGCAGTTTTTGACCTTGGTGGGGGAACATTTGATGTTTCCATCTTAGAAATTTCCAATGGTGTTTTTGAGGTATGCTAACTTATTTATTATGTCATCCTTTCTTACCTGTCAGAAGGAATAGTACGAGAGTTTGTTTGTACTGATAACATTTTTCATATCTAGGTGAAAGCAACAAATGGTGACACTTTCTTGGGAGGAGAGGACTTTGACAATGCCTTGTTGGAGTTCCTGGTGAACGAATTCAGGAGGACTGAGAGTATTGACCTTTCTAAGGATCGGCTTGCTTTGCAAAGGCTCCGCGAAGCTGCAGAGAAAGCCAAGATTGAACTGTCTTCAACATCTCAGACAGAGATAAACCTACCTTTCATCACTGCTGATGCATCTGGTGCTAAGCATCTGAACATTACATTGACTAGATCTAAGTTTGAGGCTCTAGTAAATAACTTGATTGAAAGGACTAAGGCTCCGTGTCTGAGCTGTTTGAAGGATGCTAACATATCTATCAAGGATGTCGATGAGGTTCTTCTTGTTGGAGGGATGACCCGTGTGCCTAAAGTCCAAGAGGTGGTTTCGGCTATCTTTGGAAAGGCTCCTAGTAAAGGAGTAAATCCTGATGAGGCAGTTGCCATGGGAGCAGCACTCCAGGGTGGTATCCTACGTGGAGATGTTAAAGAGCTACTACTCCTTGATGTAACGCCACTTTCTCTGGGTATTGAGACTTTGGGTGGTATCTTTACAAGGTTAATCAACCGTAACACTACTATTCCTACCAAGAAGAGTCAGGTAATCCTTAAATCTACTAATGATTGTTAAATACAATTGTTTCTAAGTTGCCAATCTTGGGAATGGTACTCAGTCTTTCCAAAGTAATCAGACTTTGAAACGGGAAACCATACATTTATGTTTATGTGAAATCACTCTTGTGGAATCTTGTTGACTGCATTGCACACACGGACACACATACTTAAGATTTAAATTAAAGTATAGCCTATGAAATTGGCTGTGTGTATTTTTGTTGTGGTTGAATGTTTTCCTAACCTGTGATATCATTGGTCTAGGTCTTTTCAACGGCAACTGAAAATCAAACACAAGTAGGTGTCAAAGTGTTACAAGGTGAGCGGGAAATGGCTGCCGACAACAAAATGCTTGGAGAATTTGAACTTGTTGGCATTCCTCCTGCCCCAAGAGGTGTGCCTCAGATTGAGGTCACGTTTGACATTGATGCCAATGGCATCGTTACTGTGTCTGCAAAAGACAAGTCCACTGGTAAAGAACAACAAATCACTATTAGGTCATCTGGTGGACTCTCAGATGATGAGATTGACAAGATGGTCAAAGAAGCAGAGTTACATGCTCAGAAAGACCAAGAGAGAAAGGCTCTTATTGATCTCAGAAACAGTGCAGATACTACTATCTACAGCATTGAGAAGAGTTTAAGTGAATACAGAGACAAGATTCCCAGTGAAGTGGCCAAGGAGATTGAGGATGCAGTTTCAGATTTGAGAAGTGCGATGTCAGGGGACAATGTtgatgaaatcaaatcaaaGCTTGATGCTGCAAACAAAGCTGTGTCCAAGATTGGGCAGCACATGTCAGGTGGTTCAAATGGCGGTTCCTCGGCTGGAGGTTCTCAGGGTGGGGACCAAGCTCCTGAGGCAGAATATGAAGAGGTGAAGAAGTGAGACACAAAGCGGTTTCTAAACCGGATTTGGATCTTCTCTTTCATTTTTCCTTCGTCACTCTGATTTGGTTTTCTAGCAAGATGTTTCTTTTGATTAATGTTTAGATAACCAGTTGaagattatattttaatttttttagtttagtaGAAAATATAAGGTTGCTACTTTGTAGTTAATGTTGGAGATCATTTTTGACTAGAAGGCTTTTCAATTTGTAGTGTTTTTGGAGTACTGAAGTATGCTGTTCGGgtaatattgatatatattgaaatttatgCGTAATGATTTATTATCTATTATGTAATGAGAGTTGCACTTTCAAGCTGTGTTTCTTTGAGCTGATTTGTAGATGAGATTAGTGTAAGCGAGGGTAAATCATATACACGCCTGTGTTTTTTTACTTTATGTGCAACGTTAGctatcattttctttcttttttcacaTATATACCCTTCAAATTTCAATGTATATTGACAATCACAAATTAcaaaatttctttcttttttcacaTATATACCCTTCATATCTCAGTGTATATTGACAAAcacaaattacaaaattaaacaaaGTCATTCAATTAATCTAATTGAAGTGTTTAATgatttaatgaaaaattaacaaTGAACACGTATACACTCTTTTGACATCTAATAAGAGATAGAAATATGATAAGAgacataaagaaaaaaatagatgttaaatggatttgaaaaaattaaaaatgagatattaaatagatttaaaaaaaattaaaagtgtacaatttaatttacattaaatttattgaacTTCCAATTAACAATTCATCATCAATTAATATAGTGATATTgttgtcttttaaaaaaatatacataatttttctcttctatttattttgtatcaaaCATTACCATCAATTTACTTTTACTCTTTTTGTCTCTTCTCATACTCTTTCTTACATCTTTATctctcttcaatttttttcccaCAACCAAACATATCTTTAAGAATTGATTAGAGAGCATCCATGTGATTTTTTAAGAGAAATATTAACAAGTTCTATGAGGACACTTATTATAGAACAAAAacgaaaattttatattaaacatGTATGAAAGGTTGTACATTTGagttagaaatttaaattttaatattctcAATATAAAGtctcattttttattctttaacaaatacattaaaaatatttgttagtatgatgctaattttaaaaatgtaatgtTAGATAGGTAtaaatctataaaatttcaTGAAATAAAGTATCGTCATCGtgtcttattaaaaaaaaacaatcatcaACGTGTTATTACCTTTTTTATCTATTATGCATTCtctatatcatattttttacttatatatcACACTGATTAGCACgactctttttaaaatatttgcgTAATTGTTTGTGTCAAGTATCATTATTACTTCAACTCATTATAcaaataaagtaaagtaaatctaaaacaaataaaactttaaaatataagaattttttattttttattgattaaattaaactGAATTATTAGGAAATGATAACATAACTTTACATGAATAAAACTAGTCATacaaattacatatttaaaaaacaaaaataaattatcatatcaaattttttcgatgcatatgaaaaaataaaaataaatttacttctcaaaattttccaaaacaaatattttgatttatatatatatatatatataatttaaaaaataacgaatttttttttaaacttttatattttctaagaaAGTATTTTAGAAAGTTTAAGCAAAAATGACAAAATGCGGAGTAGAGATTAAAAGCGAATGGGC
Protein-coding sequences here:
- the LOC101502051 gene encoding heat shock 70 kDa protein, mitochondrial produces the protein MASATALLRSFRRRDAASASVSAYRSLTGSTKPAYVGHSWSSLSRPFSSRPAGNDVIGIDLGTTNSCVSVMEGKNPKVIENSEGARTTPSVVAFNQKGELLVGTPAKRQAVTNPTNTLFGTKRLIGRRFEDPQTQKEMKMVPYKIVKAPNGDAWVEANGQQYSPSQIGAFVLTKMKETAESYLGKSVSKAVVTVPAYFNDAQRQATKDAGRIAGLDVQRIINEPTAAALSYGMNNKEGLIAVFDLGGGTFDVSILEISNGVFEVKATNGDTFLGGEDFDNALLEFLVNEFRRTESIDLSKDRLALQRLREAAEKAKIELSSTSQTEINLPFITADASGAKHLNITLTRSKFEALVNNLIERTKAPCLSCLKDANISIKDVDEVLLVGGMTRVPKVQEVVSAIFGKAPSKGVNPDEAVAMGAALQGGILRGDVKELLLLDVTPLSLGIETLGGIFTRLINRNTTIPTKKSQVFSTATENQTQVGVKVLQGEREMAADNKMLGEFELVGIPPAPRGVPQIEVTFDIDANGIVTVSAKDKSTGKEQQITIRSSGGLSDDEIDKMVKEAELHAQKDQERKALIDLRNSADTTIYSIEKSLSEYRDKIPSEVAKEIEDAVSDLRSAMSGDNVDEIKSKLDAANKAVSKIGQHMSGGSNGGSSAGGSQGGDQAPEAEYEEVKK